The Saliniradius amylolyticus DNA segment ACACGACGGTGCCCATATCGCGGCCATCGGCGACCAGTCCCGGCTCATCGCGAAAACCACGTTGACGACGTAACAGAGCCTCACGAACCTGAGGCAGAGACGCCACCTGAGAAGCCACAGCCCCGACCTCTTCAGTACGGATAGAGTCGGTCACATCCTCTCCTTCCAGTACGATACGAGTCCCCTCTTCAGAGGCTTCGAAATGCACGTCGAGCCCTGCTGCCAGAGGCGACAATGCCTGTTCATCGGTAGGGTCGATCTGATGGTGAATAGAGGCGACAGCGAGCACCCGATAGATGGCACCGCTATCGAGAAAATGCCAGCCTAAATGCTTGGCCAAACTGGTGCTGAGCGTTCCTTTGCCTGCGCCGCTGGGGCCATCAACGGTGATGACAGGTGCTGCTTGCATGCTTTCTCCCATAAAGCTAATGAGTGGCTTAAAATCGCGCGCAATTATACGCCTTCACTCACCTAAAGCAATGCAAGCAACACCTTGTTACCATTTGCCTGATCCAGCTCAACGTTCGTGACAGATCGTTTTTAGCCGTTCAAAGTAGTCGGGAAAGGTCTTAGCGGTGCAGCCCGGATCGTTAATGGTCACCGCTGTGTCGGACAAGGCCACCAGAGAAAAGCACATGGCGATGCGATGATCGTTATAGGTATCAATAGCGGCGTGCTTAATCGCCTCGGGCGGCGTTATCTCGATAAAGTCCTCGCCTTCAATCACCTCAGCGCCCACTTTTCGAAGTTCTGCCGCCATGGCGGCCAACCGGTCGGTCTCCTTGACTCGCCAGTTATAAATATTACGAATGGCGGTTTTACCTTCTGCAAAAAGAGCCGCTGTCCCAATGGTCATGGCCGCATCGGGAATATGATTCATATCCATATCTACGGCTTTGAGCGGCGCACCGGTCACCTGAATATAATCCGGCCCCCACTGGATCTCAGCGCCCATTTTTTCCAGTACCAACGCAAAGTCTTTATCGCCCTGAATACTGTCACTGCCAATACCGGTCACCTTAACGGTACCGCCTTTAATCGCACCGGCGGCCAGGAAATAAGACGCCGACGAGGCATCGCCTTCTACCAGAAACTGCCCTGGTGAACGATAAGTCTGTCCGCCTGAGATCTCAAAGCGCTGATAGTCGTGATTGTTTACCTGAACGCCGAATTTGGCCATGGTATCCAGGGTAATGTCGATATAAGGTTTGGACACCAGCTCACCAACAATCTCGATCTCGGTGGTATCTTCAAACAGCGGCGCAGCCATTAAAACCGCGGTCAAAAACTGGCTTGAAACACTGCCATCTACCTGAATATGGCCGCCTTTAAGGCCCTGTCCGGCAATCTTCAGCGGCGGATAGGCATCGTTTTTCAGATAGTCAATCTGCGCACCAGCCTGATGTAAGGCATCGACCAGAGCGCCGATGGGGCGCTCTTCCATACGTGGCTCGCCAGTCAGCTCAAACTCTCCAACAGAGGCTGCCAATGCTGCACACAGGGGGCGCATGGCGGTCCCCGCGTTACCCAAAAACAGGCTCTGCGGCGTGGATACCTTAAACGCACCGCCTAACCCCGTAACGGTGCAACGGGTCTTATCCTCACTCAGCTGATAATCCACACCGAGCTGTTTTAAGGCTGCCAGCATATGACGAATGTCGTCACTGTCGAGCAGGTTGGTCAGCGTCGTCTCCCCCGACGCCAGAGCCGCCAGCAGCAAGGCTCGATTCGACAGGCTCTTGGACCCGGGAACATTTACCGTGCCATCAATGCGCGCAATGGGCTTGAGTGTCAGTTGTTCCATCAGCCCATCCTCTTTTCAAAATCTTGCATAAAGTCCACTAAAGCCTGAACACCTTCCAAAGGCATGGCGTTATAGATAGAAGCGCGCATTCCGCCGACGCTTCGATGACCTTTCAGGGCTTTCAGTCCAGCCGCCTCAGCCTGAGACAGAAACGCGTTATCCAACTCCGGCTTTGCAAGCTGAAACGGAATATTCATCCGCGAGCGATAGCGAGGCACAATACGATTAACATAAAAGTCTGAACCATCGATGGCCTGATACAGCAGCGCTGACTTCTTCTGGCTCAACTTTTCCATAGTCTCCACGCCCCCCTGCTCTTTCAGCCATTCGAATACCAGTCCGGCCAGATACCAGGCATAGGTGGGCGGCGTATTGAACATGGAACCGTGTTCGGCAAGCGTCTGATAATGCAAAATGGAAGGAACATCCTGACGGGCTTTATCCAATAAGTCCTCGCGCACAATCACCACCGATAATCCCGAAGGGCCGATGTTTTTCTGCGCACCGGCGTAAATCACGCCAAAACGGCTCACATCCACAGGCCGGGACAAGATATTGGATGACATATCGGCGACTAAAGGCACACTGCCGGTATCCGGCACAAAGTCCAGTTCGATACCGTCGACCGTTTCATTGTCACAATAATGGAAAAAGGCTGCTGCCGGATCTAACTGCCAGCGGGCGCTGTCCGGGATACCCTTAAGCCCCTCGTGTTCGCTTTGCTCGGCGACCACCGACGGGTGTAAGAAGCGTTCCCCTTCTTTTACCGCCGCCTTAGACCAGGAGCCGGTAACCAGATAATCAGCTTTATCATTGGCGTGTGACAGGTTCTGCGGTACGGCAGCAAACTGGCCCCGACCGCCCCCATGGGTAAACAGTACCTTATAGTTATCTGGCACCTGCAATAGTTCGCGCAAGTCGGCTTCGGCCTTTTCCGCCAACGCCACAAAATCTTTGCTGCGGTGGCTGAGTTCCATGACCGAACAGCCATGGCCGCGCCAGTCTAAGAACTCACTTTGAGCTTGCTGCATCACAGGCTCTGGCAACATGGCCGGACCTGCACAAAAGTTATATACCTTGGTCATTGAGATTGACTTCCTAAACCAAAACGAGCGGCCACCAAAGCGCCGCTCGTTATCAATTACAGAAGCGCAGCCTGAGGCTGCGCCGGCTCACTCTTCTGTCGTGGTGATACCTTCGGCGCCATTATCGCCGGTTTCTGCAGCGGACTCTTGCCCGTCTTCTAATTGTTCTTCGTCCACTTCCTCGATGCGTTGCAGTCCTACCACAAACTCACCGTCGGCAGTACGAATCAGACGCACACCCTGAGTATTACGACCCACACTGGAGACTTCGTTCACCCGGGTACGTACTAGGGTGCCCTGATTGGAAATCAGCATGATTTCGTCAAACTCGTTCACCTGGACGGCCCCCACCACGTCACCGTTACGTTCGGTTACCTTGATGGACACGACGCCCTTGGTGCCACGGCTCTTAGTGGGATACTCAGCCAGAGAAGTACGCTTACCAAAACCATTTTCGGTGGCGGTGAGCACCTCACCCTCGCCTTCCGGCACGATCAGCGATACCACTTTCTGATCGTCTTCCAGCTTAATGCCCCGAACCCCAGTGGCCGTTCGGCCCATAGAGCGCACTTGATCCTCAGGGAAGCGCACCACCTTGCCGGCATCGGAGAACAGCATGATCTCACTGTCGCCGCCGGTCAATGCAACGCCAATCAATTCATCGCCGTCATTGAGGTTCACGGCGATAATGCCACTGGCCCGAGGACGAGAGTACTGTGTCAGATCGGTCTTTTTCACCGTGCCGTGGGCCGTCGCCATAAAGACGAATTTGTCTTCCACAAACTCGCGGATAGGCAGCATGGCCGTAATGCGTTCGTTGTCTTCCAACGGCAGTATGTTGACGATCGGTTTGCCACGCGCATTACGGCTGGCCAGAGGCAATTGATACGTCTTGATCCAATACAGACGGCCGCGACTGGAGAAGCACAGAATATAGTCATGGGTATTGGCGATCAGAAGGCGATTAATAAAGTCCTCGTCCTTCATCTTCGTGGCTGCTTTGCCCTTACCACCCCGGCGCTGGGCTTCATATTCGCCCAGCTTCTGATACTTAACATACCCTTCATGGGACAGGGTCACCACCACGTCTTCAGAGTCGATCAGATCTTCCATGTCGATCTCATGGCTGGCAGCGGTGATTTCGGTGCGGCGCTCATCACCGTATTCGGCGCGGATTTTCTCCAACTCTTCGCGAATGACTTCCATCAAGCGCTCGGGACTTTCCAAGATATGGATCAGCTCCGCGATCAGATCCAACAGCTCTTTATACTCGCCCAGAATCTTCTCATGTTCTAAACCGGTCAGTTTGTGCAGGCGCAGTTCCAGAATCGCCTGAGCCTGTTGCTCGGTCAGGTAATACTCGCCGTCGCGAATGCCGTATTCCGGCGCCAGCCAATCGGGACGGGCCGCATCCACACCGGCACGCTCCAGCATGTCGGTCACATGGCCTAATTGCCAGCCACGAGACACTAAGCCTTCTTTGGCATCCGCCGGGCTGGGTGAAGCCTTAATCAATTCGATAATAGGATCGATATTAGCCAGTGCAATCGCCAGGCCTTCGAGGATATGGGCCCGATCGCGCGCTTTACGCAGGTCGAACACGGTACGACGAGTCACGACTTCACGGCGATGCAGAATAAAGGCTTCCAGCATCTCTTTGAGGGTGAACACCTTAGGCTGGTTGTTTTCCAGCGCGACCATATTGATGCCAAATACTGTCTGTAACTGAGTATTGGCATACAGATGGTTCAGCAGAACTTCGGCCGACTCGTTGCGTTTCACCTCAATAACGATACGCATACCGTCTTTGTCGGATTCGTCACGCAACGCGGAGACGCCCTCAACACGTTTTTCTTTAACCAGCTCGGCGATCTTCTCGATCAGACGTGCCTTATTCACCTGATAAGGGATCTCGGTGACAATAATGGTTTCTTTACCATTGTCGTCGCATTCGATATCAGCCTTGGCGCGCAGGTAAATCTTGCCTCGCCCCGTTCGATAGGCCTCTTCGATGCCTTTCCGGCCGCTGATAGTAGCCGCAGTGGGGAAATCCGGACCCGGGATGAACTGGATCAGTTCTTCGATGCTGATATCCGGATTCTTAATCAATTCGATACAGCCGTTCACCACCTCGGTCAGGTTATGTGGCGGGATATTAGTGGCCATACCCACGGCAATACCAGAAGAGCCATTGACCAAAAGGTTTGGCACCTTAGTAGGCAGCACATCGGGGATCTGCTCGGTGTTGTCGTAGTTAGGCACATAGTCGACGGTTTCTTTTTCCAGATCCGCCAGCAGTTCACCGGCAATCTTGGCCATGCGAACTTCGGTATAACGCATGGCCGCGGCCGAATCGCCATCCACTGAGCCAAAGTTCCCCTGCCCGTCCACCAGCATATAACGCAGGGAGAACGACTGAGCCATACGCACAATGGTGTCATAAACCGCCGAGTCACCATGGGGATGGTACTTACCGATAACATCCCCGACCACACGGGCCGATTTTTTGTATGGCTTGTTAAAATCATTTTTGAGTTCGTGCATGGCGAACAGCACACGGCGGTGCACTGGTTTAAGACCATCACGAACGTCGGGCAGCGCTCGCCCGACGATTACACTCATGGCGTAATCCAGGTAAGAGTTCTTCAGCTCTTCCTCAATATTAATGGGGAGTATTTCTTTGGCGCGCTCAGTCATATACTGCGTTGTCCCTTTGTTCTTATTAGAATCAGCGGGCGAATATCGGGATGCCTTTCGCCGCAACCGAACCGGCAGCGCAGAGTAGATTCTGCGCCCTTATACAATCGCCCGATTCTACCACCATCCTTTGCAAATAAATAGCCACTGACTGAGTAGATAAGTCCATTTAGGCCTAGTCCGTTTTTGCTCAACTATTTATACTGCCGGTCAGATTTTTCAGTAGTGAGCAGACCATGACCACAGAGGCCAACCAGAACGTTGATCGAAACGAAATAGATAAATTTTCTGCCATCGCCAGCCGTTGGTGGGATCCAGAGGGTGAGTTCAAACCCTTGCACCAAATCAATCCGCTGAGAGTAGATTTTATCGCCAGTCAAAGTGGCGGTCTGTTCGATAAAACAGTGCTGGATGTTGGTTGTGGTGGCGGCCTTTTGTGTGAGGCCATGACCAGACTTGGCGCTAAGGTAACGGGTATCGATATGGCTGAGGAGTCATTAAGTGTTGCGCGCCTACATGCACTGGAATCGCAGCTGGATATCAACTATCACGCTACCACCGCGGAAGCTTATGCCGAAGACAACGCCGGGCAGTTTGAAGTGATAACCTGTCTGGAAATGTTAGAACATGTGCCCGACCCTGAATCTGTGGTCAGGGCTTGCACCAAGCTGGTCAAGCCAGGGGGCCATGTGTTTTTCTCAACCCTTAACCGCAATATTAAATCCTATCTGATGGCCATTGTCGGTGCCGAGTATGTGCTGGGATTAGTGCCTAAGGGAACGCATGAACACGGCAAATTTATCAAGCCTTCTGAACTATTACACTGGCTGGACAGTACTCCGTTGCAGGCACAAAAAATGGAGGGCTTGCATATGAATCCGTTAACCGGCCAGTACTACCTGTCGGACAGCAATGTGGATGTGAACTACCTGCTGCACTGCCGGGCCTGATTAATGACAGACTCGTT contains these protein-coding regions:
- the cmk gene encoding (d)CMP kinase — protein: MQAAPVITVDGPSGAGKGTLSTSLAKHLGWHFLDSGAIYRVLAVASIHHQIDPTDEQALSPLAAGLDVHFEASEEGTRIVLEGEDVTDSIRTEEVGAVASQVASLPQVREALLRRQRGFRDEPGLVADGRDMGTVVFPSAEVKVFLTASAEERAERRYNQLKEAGHDVSIDRLLADIKARDERDMNRSVAPLVPAEDALVLDSTELSIEQVFDAVLAHAENRLSKD
- the aroA gene encoding 3-phosphoshikimate 1-carboxyvinyltransferase, giving the protein MEQLTLKPIARIDGTVNVPGSKSLSNRALLLAALASGETTLTNLLDSDDIRHMLAALKQLGVDYQLSEDKTRCTVTGLGGAFKVSTPQSLFLGNAGTAMRPLCAALAASVGEFELTGEPRMEERPIGALVDALHQAGAQIDYLKNDAYPPLKIAGQGLKGGHIQVDGSVSSQFLTAVLMAAPLFEDTTEIEIVGELVSKPYIDITLDTMAKFGVQVNNHDYQRFEISGGQTYRSPGQFLVEGDASSASYFLAAGAIKGGTVKVTGIGSDSIQGDKDFALVLEKMGAEIQWGPDYIQVTGAPLKAVDMDMNHIPDAAMTIGTAALFAEGKTAIRNIYNWRVKETDRLAAMAAELRKVGAEVIEGEDFIEITPPEAIKHAAIDTYNDHRIAMCFSLVALSDTAVTINDPGCTAKTFPDYFERLKTICHER
- the serC gene encoding 3-phosphoserine/phosphohydroxythreonine transaminase; translation: MTKVYNFCAGPAMLPEPVMQQAQSEFLDWRGHGCSVMELSHRSKDFVALAEKAEADLRELLQVPDNYKVLFTHGGGRGQFAAVPQNLSHANDKADYLVTGSWSKAAVKEGERFLHPSVVAEQSEHEGLKGIPDSARWQLDPAAAFFHYCDNETVDGIELDFVPDTGSVPLVADMSSNILSRPVDVSRFGVIYAGAQKNIGPSGLSVVIVREDLLDKARQDVPSILHYQTLAEHGSMFNTPPTYAWYLAGLVFEWLKEQGGVETMEKLSQKKSALLYQAIDGSDFYVNRIVPRYRSRMNIPFQLAKPELDNAFLSQAEAAGLKALKGHRSVGGMRASIYNAMPLEGVQALVDFMQDFEKRMG
- the gyrA gene encoding DNA topoisomerase (ATP-hydrolyzing) subunit A → MTERAKEILPINIEEELKNSYLDYAMSVIVGRALPDVRDGLKPVHRRVLFAMHELKNDFNKPYKKSARVVGDVIGKYHPHGDSAVYDTIVRMAQSFSLRYMLVDGQGNFGSVDGDSAAAMRYTEVRMAKIAGELLADLEKETVDYVPNYDNTEQIPDVLPTKVPNLLVNGSSGIAVGMATNIPPHNLTEVVNGCIELIKNPDISIEELIQFIPGPDFPTAATISGRKGIEEAYRTGRGKIYLRAKADIECDDNGKETIIVTEIPYQVNKARLIEKIAELVKEKRVEGVSALRDESDKDGMRIVIEVKRNESAEVLLNHLYANTQLQTVFGINMVALENNQPKVFTLKEMLEAFILHRREVVTRRTVFDLRKARDRAHILEGLAIALANIDPIIELIKASPSPADAKEGLVSRGWQLGHVTDMLERAGVDAARPDWLAPEYGIRDGEYYLTEQQAQAILELRLHKLTGLEHEKILGEYKELLDLIAELIHILESPERLMEVIREELEKIRAEYGDERRTEITAASHEIDMEDLIDSEDVVVTLSHEGYVKYQKLGEYEAQRRGGKGKAATKMKDEDFINRLLIANTHDYILCFSSRGRLYWIKTYQLPLASRNARGKPIVNILPLEDNERITAMLPIREFVEDKFVFMATAHGTVKKTDLTQYSRPRASGIIAVNLNDGDELIGVALTGGDSEIMLFSDAGKVVRFPEDQVRSMGRTATGVRGIKLEDDQKVVSLIVPEGEGEVLTATENGFGKRTSLAEYPTKSRGTKGVVSIKVTERNGDVVGAVQVNEFDEIMLISNQGTLVRTRVNEVSSVGRNTQGVRLIRTADGEFVVGLQRIEEVDEEQLEDGQESAAETGDNGAEGITTTEE
- the ubiG gene encoding bifunctional 2-polyprenyl-6-hydroxyphenol methylase/3-demethylubiquinol 3-O-methyltransferase UbiG encodes the protein MTTEANQNVDRNEIDKFSAIASRWWDPEGEFKPLHQINPLRVDFIASQSGGLFDKTVLDVGCGGGLLCEAMTRLGAKVTGIDMAEESLSVARLHALESQLDINYHATTAEAYAEDNAGQFEVITCLEMLEHVPDPESVVRACTKLVKPGGHVFFSTLNRNIKSYLMAIVGAEYVLGLVPKGTHEHGKFIKPSELLHWLDSTPLQAQKMEGLHMNPLTGQYYLSDSNVDVNYLLHCRA